Proteins from a single region of Crassaminicella profunda:
- a CDS encoding chloride channel protein, whose product MKNKIRMDFVEQTVLLTSGVKWIILAIFAGLVVGSVTGIFLKLLHLGEHHAVKWDYYYLLMPIAFFLSSLLVVKLAPDAEGHGTEKVIEAVHQKQGKIDIKVIPVKLLATLITLVSGGSAGKEGPCAQIGAGTASFFSDLFKIKDTLDRKRFVICGISAGFAGVFGTPIAGAVFAAEVLYVGRFSYIVLLPSLIASYVSCMVNKVLGVSHLHYMIQLNDINNIKMFLNMLLFGAFMGSLAMLFIRILNFTEEAIHKINIYKPFKGIIGGLILVFIVYVTGSKDYIGLGSNVINESVSGQSVGSLDFLLKMFTTSVTLGSGGSGGILTPIFYIGATAGNAWGQMMHGNIALFSAVGMVAFVAACANTPIAGILIAMELFGVEVASYASIAIVIGYLMVGHKSVYPSQILVINKSPSMDTEINCEIGHVQEEPHIKIKNKNKFLGKLYDHNKGA is encoded by the coding sequence ATGAAAAACAAAATTAGAATGGACTTTGTTGAACAAACCGTCCTATTAACCAGTGGGGTTAAATGGATTATATTAGCCATATTTGCAGGGCTAGTTGTTGGATCGGTTACAGGTATTTTTCTAAAGCTCCTTCATTTAGGAGAACACCATGCAGTAAAATGGGATTATTATTACTTATTGATGCCTATTGCATTCTTTTTAAGTAGCCTCCTTGTTGTAAAACTGGCTCCTGATGCAGAAGGGCACGGAACTGAAAAGGTCATTGAAGCGGTTCATCAAAAGCAAGGTAAAATCGATATCAAAGTAATTCCTGTAAAATTACTTGCAACCCTTATTACACTAGTATCTGGAGGATCGGCAGGTAAGGAAGGACCTTGTGCTCAGATCGGTGCAGGCACTGCATCCTTCTTTTCAGATCTATTCAAAATAAAGGATACATTAGACAGAAAAAGGTTTGTTATATGTGGTATCAGTGCTGGCTTTGCAGGAGTTTTTGGTACGCCCATTGCAGGAGCAGTTTTTGCAGCAGAAGTTTTATATGTAGGTAGATTTTCATATATTGTTCTTTTACCTTCTTTGATCGCATCTTATGTAAGCTGCATGGTAAATAAAGTTTTAGGCGTATCACACCTTCATTATATGATTCAATTGAATGATATAAACAATATTAAAATGTTTTTAAATATGCTTTTATTTGGTGCCTTCATGGGATCTTTGGCAATGCTTTTTATCCGTATTCTCAATTTTACAGAAGAGGCTATCCACAAAATCAATATATACAAACCCTTCAAAGGAATTATTGGAGGACTTATTCTCGTTTTTATCGTATATGTAACAGGTAGCAAGGATTATATAGGACTAGGTTCAAATGTAATCAATGAAAGTGTCTCCGGACAATCTGTAGGGTCCTTAGATTTTCTTCTTAAAATGTTTACCACCTCTGTCACATTAGGTTCTGGAGGTAGCGGAGGAATTTTAACACCTATATTTTACATTGGTGCAACAGCTGGTAATGCTTGGGGTCAAATGATGCACGGAAATATTGCTTTATTTTCTGCGGTAGGTATGGTTGCTTTCGTAGCAGCATGTGCTAATACACCTATTGCAGGAATACTTATCGCAATGGAATTATTTGGCGTTGAAGTAGCCTCCTATGCATCTATTGCCATTGTTATTGGTTATCTTATGGTTGGACATAAAAGTGTTTATCCAAGTCAAATTCTTGTGATCAATAAATCTCCTTCAATGGATACAGAGATTAATTGTGAAATAGGACACGTACAAGAAGAACCACACATAAAAATTAAAAATAAAAACAAATTCCTAGGAAAACTTTATGATCATAATAAAGGTGCATAA
- a CDS encoding EAL domain-containing protein yields the protein MKKKFIIYLILATVFSNILLAVIIDHYVENKIDNILQDQKQDIMLQSKEKVCAFDTILFAIDQELKEKSEKYILGISKELEERIKMQKDMTNDEMKNIAQKFSVSEIYVINKEGTIIYTSFPQDENFNLFDTGRGFEKFLKSLYGQGKVRHQNITVSSNTGILNRYTYYGPTGRDYIISVSIDIKDYVKKNYPKEYYDFVFSRLFQSIAEDNKYLVGIDIYSNNNVNSWSLLHTGKKFDKSKIWISKLRKEEKICTYKDGLHYCYHVFRLNASEYDFTRKLYIELIYDFSVLEKSKSDVFAFAIGISFLMILITFFITSKFFDKYVIKRMNIINNGLKMIAKGQYDHHIEIQSNDELSDIADNINKMKEKIKSREEELLKKREQIHHLAYYDSLTGLPNRALFEEKISIALEEAKLNKGKLALLYMDLDNFKKVNDTIGHMFGDLLLKNVGRLLKKYLGGRATVTRLGGDEFVAVLPKIEGSQELIPIIENMIKSFQNPWILDDSEFYITVSIGITLYPKDGETSHILLKNADTAMYSAKNNGKNSYHFYTPDLNEKMLEKLEMENNLRHAVERDEFIVYYQPKVQIHTGRIVGAEALIRWKHPTKGMIPPSQFIPIAEETRLIVPIGEWVLRNACRQNKTWQELGYHSMVVSVNLSVIQIQQPNFVETVKKILKETGIKPSCLELEITENIIMKDFECANNILNNLRKLGIGISLDDFGKGYSSLNYLKQLEIDVLKIDKAFVDDITENNHQQAIVKAVIDMAHSMNIVVVAEGVETWEQFKFLKDLHCDKVQGYLFSKPLPVIEMEVMMRGKKKIC from the coding sequence ATGAAGAAAAAATTTATTATCTATTTAATTTTAGCTACGGTATTTTCCAATATTCTATTAGCAGTTATAATTGACCATTATGTTGAAAATAAAATAGACAATATATTGCAAGATCAAAAACAAGATATTATGCTTCAATCAAAGGAGAAAGTATGTGCTTTTGATACAATACTTTTTGCTATAGATCAAGAGCTAAAAGAAAAGAGTGAAAAATATATTTTAGGAATCAGTAAAGAATTAGAAGAAAGAATAAAGATGCAAAAGGATATGACCAATGATGAGATGAAAAATATAGCACAAAAATTCTCTGTATCTGAAATTTATGTAATTAACAAAGAGGGAACCATTATTTACACCTCTTTTCCTCAGGATGAAAATTTCAATCTTTTTGATACAGGAAGAGGCTTTGAGAAATTTTTAAAAAGTTTATATGGACAAGGAAAGGTACGACATCAAAATATTACTGTTTCTAGTAATACAGGCATATTAAATAGATATACTTATTATGGGCCAACGGGAAGAGACTATATTATTTCTGTTTCTATAGATATTAAAGATTATGTAAAAAAGAATTATCCGAAGGAATACTATGATTTTGTATTTTCAAGATTATTTCAATCTATTGCAGAAGACAACAAATATCTAGTAGGAATTGATATATATAGCAATAACAATGTAAATAGTTGGTCTTTATTGCATACAGGGAAGAAATTTGATAAAAGTAAGATTTGGATTAGTAAACTTCGAAAGGAAGAAAAAATTTGTACATATAAGGATGGATTACATTATTGTTATCATGTTTTTCGATTAAATGCTTCGGAGTATGATTTCACAAGAAAATTGTATATTGAGTTGATATATGATTTTTCAGTTTTAGAAAAAAGTAAGAGCGATGTTTTTGCTTTTGCAATAGGGATATCTTTTTTGATGATACTAATTACATTCTTTATTACATCTAAGTTTTTTGATAAATATGTAATAAAAAGAATGAACATCATCAATAATGGATTAAAAATGATTGCCAAGGGACAATATGATCATCATATTGAGATTCAATCTAATGATGAACTTTCTGATATTGCAGATAATATAAATAAAATGAAAGAAAAAATAAAATCCAGAGAAGAGGAACTTCTCAAAAAAAGAGAACAAATTCATCATTTAGCTTATTATGATAGTTTGACAGGGCTTCCTAATAGAGCGTTATTTGAAGAAAAAATATCTATAGCATTAGAAGAAGCCAAGTTGAATAAAGGAAAATTAGCCTTATTATATATGGATTTAGATAATTTTAAAAAGGTAAATGATACCATTGGCCATATGTTTGGGGATTTGCTTCTTAAAAATGTAGGAAGATTACTTAAAAAATATTTAGGAGGAAGGGCTACTGTTACTCGTTTAGGAGGAGATGAATTTGTTGCAGTATTACCCAAAATAGAAGGTTCTCAGGAGTTAATACCTATTATTGAGAATATGATAAAATCCTTCCAAAATCCTTGGATATTAGATGATAGTGAATTTTATATTACTGTTAGTATTGGGATTACCTTATATCCTAAGGATGGAGAAACCTCTCATATTCTTCTAAAAAATGCAGATACAGCCATGTATTCTGCTAAGAATAATGGAAAAAACAGTTACCATTTTTATACGCCTGATTTAAATGAAAAAATGCTAGAAAAATTAGAAATGGAAAATAATTTAAGACATGCAGTGGAGCGAGATGAGTTTATAGTTTATTATCAACCCAAAGTACAGATACATACAGGGCGTATTGTGGGTGCAGAAGCTTTGATTAGATGGAAACATCCTACCAAAGGAATGATTCCTCCGAGTCAGTTTATTCCAATAGCAGAAGAAACAAGATTGATTGTTCCTATTGGAGAGTGGGTATTAAGAAATGCATGTAGACAAAATAAAACATGGCAAGAGTTAGGCTATCATTCTATGGTGGTATCTGTAAATCTTTCTGTTATTCAGATTCAGCAACCCAATTTTGTAGAAACAGTAAAGAAAATTTTAAAGGAAACAGGAATCAAACCTTCTTGTTTAGAACTGGAAATTACAGAAAACATTATTATGAAGGATTTTGAATGTGCTAATAACATATTAAATAATTTGAGAAAATTAGGCATTGGCATATCCTTAGATGATTTTGGGAAAGGGTATTCTTCATTGAATTATTTAAAACAATTAGAAATAGATGTTTTAAAGATTGACAAAGCTTTTGTGGATGACATTACGGAAAATAATCATCAGCAGGCTATTGTAAAAGCGGTTATTGATATGGCACATAGCATGAATATAGTAGTTGTTGCAGAAGGGGTTGAAACATGGGAGCAATTTAAGTTTTTGAAAGATTTACATTGCGATAAGGTACAAGGATATCTTTTTAGTAAGCCTCTGCCTGTTATAGAAATGGAAGTGATGATGCGAGGAAAGAAAAAAATATGTTAA
- a CDS encoding QueT transporter family protein produces MKKTNYLVQAALIGAIYAALTIVFAPISYGQIQVRISEALTILPMFTPAAIPGLFVGCVVANIYGGGGMIDIVFGSLASLLAAFLSYKMPRKWLVPMPPVIVNGIIIGFVLNYLYDLPLIITMGWVTLGQLIACYGLGYPLIVTLEKYKDKIFK; encoded by the coding sequence ATGAAAAAAACGAATTATTTAGTGCAGGCAGCCCTTATTGGGGCTATTTATGCTGCTCTAACTATTGTATTTGCTCCTATTAGTTATGGGCAAATTCAGGTAAGAATCTCGGAAGCATTGACGATTCTGCCAATGTTTACACCTGCTGCTATTCCAGGATTATTTGTTGGATGTGTTGTAGCAAACATCTATGGTGGTGGGGGAATGATTGATATTGTGTTTGGAAGTTTAGCTAGCTTATTAGCGGCGTTTTTATCTTATAAGATGCCAAGAAAATGGCTAGTACCTATGCCACCTGTCATCGTAAATGGAATCATTATAGGGTTTGTTCTAAACTATCTTTATGATTTACCATTGATTATTACAATGGGGTGGGTAACATTAGGGCAATTGATTGCTTGCTATGGGTTAGGATATCCATTGATTGTAACGTTAGAAAAATATAAGGATAAGATTTTCAAATAA
- a CDS encoding class I SAM-dependent methyltransferase, with protein MDKIHELVEKILKEESLIYFVLSNIRKKDPEMYDKVTIRPVILKDKKVYQFTYNYQKKVNHENLKEEEMIEKVMTLFEQFKQGQIFTNEADYQILISKKFKVKILKKPPTKEATNLEHNRKKKYILSEGKPNPFLIRLGVMNEKGKVLAKKFDKFRQINRFLEMVEDIMPYLNKKEKRVNIIDFGCGKSYLTFALYHYLVEVSKLNVNIIGLDLKKDVIRDCNEIAKDLGYEDLKFMIGDIEHFTGVDKVDMVVTLHACDTATDAALTKAIEWDAEVILSVPCCQHELFRQIHNDVMKPILKHGILKERMSAIVTDSIRANILEIMGYQTQILEFIDMEHTPKNLLIRAVKTNTVSCESIEEYKKLKAFLGVDPYFERALGDRLYEKLK; from the coding sequence ATGGATAAAATACATGAACTTGTAGAAAAAATTCTAAAAGAAGAATCTTTGATTTATTTTGTTTTAAGCAATATAAGAAAAAAAGATCCGGAAATGTATGATAAAGTAACCATTCGTCCTGTTATTTTAAAGGATAAAAAGGTCTATCAGTTTACATACAATTATCAAAAGAAAGTAAACCATGAAAATTTAAAGGAAGAAGAAATGATTGAAAAGGTAATGACTTTGTTTGAACAATTTAAGCAAGGACAGATCTTTACCAATGAAGCAGATTATCAAATACTTATCAGTAAAAAGTTTAAAGTAAAAATATTAAAAAAACCTCCTACAAAAGAAGCTACAAACTTAGAGCATAATAGAAAGAAAAAATATATATTATCTGAAGGAAAGCCTAATCCCTTCTTGATTCGGCTTGGTGTTATGAATGAAAAAGGAAAGGTACTCGCAAAGAAATTCGATAAGTTTAGACAAATCAATCGCTTTTTAGAAATGGTAGAGGATATCATGCCCTATCTTAATAAGAAAGAAAAAAGGGTGAACATTATTGATTTTGGTTGTGGGAAATCTTATTTAACCTTTGCTTTATATCATTATCTTGTGGAAGTATCAAAGCTGAATGTAAATATTATTGGATTAGATTTGAAAAAGGATGTTATTAGAGATTGTAATGAGATTGCTAAGGATTTAGGATATGAGGATTTAAAATTCATGATTGGAGATATTGAACATTTCACAGGCGTAGATAAAGTAGATATGGTTGTAACACTTCATGCATGTGATACGGCAACAGATGCAGCACTTACAAAAGCCATAGAGTGGGATGCAGAAGTGATTTTATCTGTTCCATGTTGCCAGCATGAATTATTTAGACAAATTCATAATGATGTGATGAAACCTATATTAAAGCATGGGATTTTAAAGGAAAGAATGTCAGCTATTGTTACAGATAGTATAAGGGCAAATATACTAGAGATCATGGGATATCAAACACAGATATTAGAATTTATCGACATGGAACATACCCCAAAGAATCTACTTATTCGGGCTGTAAAGACGAATACAGTTTCTTGTGAATCTATAGAAGAATATAAAAAGTTGAAAGCTTTCTTAGGTGTTGATCCGTATTTTGAAAGGGCCTTAGGGGATCGATTATATGAAAAGCTAAAGTAA
- the tyrS gene encoding tyrosine--tRNA ligase has product MSNIFDVLKERGFIQQTTHEDEIRELLGKESVAFYIGFDPTADSLHVGHFLQVITMMHMQRAGHRPIVLVGGGTGMVGDPTGKTDMRKMMTPETVQYHCECFKKQLSKFLDFSEGKALMVNNADWLMNLEYIPFLREVGRHFSVNRMLTAECFKSRMEKGLSFLEFNYMIMQSYDFLELNRKYDCKLQLGGDDQWSNIINGADLIRRVDGKSAYGMTFTLLTTSEGKKMGKTEAGALWLDPEKTSPYDFYQYWRNVDDADVEKCLSLLTFLPMDEVRKLGALEGAEINKAKEILAYEVTKLVHGEEEATKAQEGARALFGKGPASTNVPTTEIPRSEFAEGMGLMSLLTKLQLTSSNGEARRLIQQGGISLDGEKVTDMKHSVKAEDFKDGIMMIKKGKKVYHQVKLV; this is encoded by the coding sequence ATGAGCAATATTTTTGATGTACTAAAAGAACGTGGATTTATTCAGCAAACCACTCATGAAGATGAAATCAGAGAACTTCTTGGGAAAGAATCTGTTGCTTTTTATATCGGTTTTGACCCTACTGCTGATAGTTTACATGTAGGTCACTTTCTTCAAGTTATTACAATGATGCACATGCAACGTGCAGGTCATCGTCCAATTGTATTAGTTGGTGGTGGAACTGGCATGGTAGGAGACCCTACTGGAAAAACAGATATGAGAAAAATGATGACACCAGAAACAGTTCAGTATCATTGTGAATGCTTTAAAAAGCAATTATCAAAGTTTTTGGATTTCTCTGAAGGAAAAGCCCTTATGGTCAATAATGCCGATTGGTTAATGAATTTAGAATATATTCCTTTTTTAAGGGAAGTTGGAAGACATTTCTCTGTAAATAGAATGCTTACAGCCGAATGTTTCAAAAGCCGTATGGAAAAAGGTCTATCATTCCTTGAATTCAACTACATGATTATGCAATCATATGATTTCTTAGAGCTTAACAGAAAATATGATTGTAAACTACAGCTTGGTGGAGATGATCAATGGTCTAATATCATTAATGGTGCTGACCTAATCAGAAGAGTAGATGGCAAATCCGCTTATGGTATGACCTTTACACTTCTTACAACAAGTGAAGGAAAGAAAATGGGAAAAACTGAGGCTGGTGCTCTTTGGCTTGATCCTGAGAAAACAAGTCCATATGATTTCTACCAATACTGGAGAAATGTAGATGATGCAGATGTAGAAAAATGCTTAAGTCTTCTTACATTCCTTCCAATGGATGAAGTCAGAAAATTAGGAGCTCTAGAAGGAGCAGAAATCAACAAAGCAAAAGAGATTTTAGCTTATGAAGTAACAAAACTAGTTCATGGTGAAGAAGAAGCAACAAAAGCACAAGAAGGAGCAAGAGCATTATTTGGAAAAGGTCCTGCTAGTACAAATGTACCCACTACTGAAATCCCTCGTTCTGAGTTTGCAGAAGGAATGGGCCTTATGTCACTTCTTACAAAACTTCAACTTACTTCATCTAATGGTGAAGCAAGAAGATTAATCCAACAAGGTGGAATCTCTTTAGATGGTGAAAAGGTTACAGATATGAAACACAGTGTCAAAGCAGAAGATTTTAAAGATGGAATCATGATGATAAAAAAAGGAAAAAAAGTATATCATCAAGTAAAATTGGTTTAA
- a CDS encoding sodium:solute symporter family protein, whose product MITPVHYFSTCITLLFVSYLGYHTTKKVKSSQDFAVGGRRLSGIQVSGSIIATIVGGASTIGTAQLAFQKGVSAVWFTLGASIACLFLGLFMAGPLRRAEVDTIPQFLSRTYGVYAGIAASVLTSFAIFVHITGQVLSAVAILTSIFHVGVIIAVFISIILIISYIFFGGFLGTSMVGIVKSILLYFTLIISGIIVYNYFHGMSGLAATFPKEPWFNLFSDGIYASIAQGFSMVVGITSTQTYLQAMFSGKDEKESKKGAFISALLIPPVGFICTLIGLYMRSVNPGIIPKEALPTFIITYLNPWIGGITIATLIISVIGTGAGLTLGISTMINRDIYVKCINKEADDQKQLLVLRSSVCIISLLTMMMVFTNMDSLILEWGFLSMALRGTTIFIPLLGALYFKEKVNPLAGIVAIIVAPIISVLWGIFGIESINSLYIGLGSSSILLIGISMFSKKKEVNS is encoded by the coding sequence ATGATTACACCTGTCCATTATTTTAGTACTTGTATAACCCTTTTATTTGTATCTTATTTAGGATACCATACTACAAAGAAGGTAAAGTCTTCTCAGGACTTTGCTGTAGGAGGAAGAAGACTAAGTGGTATTCAAGTATCAGGAAGTATTATTGCTACCATTGTTGGAGGAGCTTCTACCATAGGGACAGCTCAATTAGCCTTTCAAAAGGGAGTGAGTGCTGTATGGTTTACTTTAGGAGCAAGTATAGCCTGTTTATTTTTAGGACTATTTATGGCAGGACCTTTAAGAAGAGCTGAAGTAGATACGATCCCACAGTTTTTATCTAGGACTTATGGGGTGTATGCAGGAATTGCTGCAAGTGTACTTACTTCATTTGCTATATTTGTACATATTACAGGGCAAGTACTTTCAGCAGTTGCAATACTCACTTCTATATTTCATGTAGGGGTAATTATAGCAGTTTTCATAAGTATTATATTGATTATATCTTATATATTTTTTGGAGGGTTTTTAGGAACGAGTATGGTCGGTATTGTAAAATCTATTTTACTGTATTTTACGTTAATCATTAGTGGAATAATTGTTTATAATTATTTTCATGGAATGAGTGGATTAGCAGCTACTTTTCCTAAAGAGCCATGGTTTAATTTATTTAGTGATGGTATATATGCATCTATTGCTCAAGGATTTTCAATGGTTGTTGGGATTACTTCTACTCAGACCTATTTACAAGCAATGTTCTCAGGAAAAGATGAAAAAGAATCAAAAAAAGGAGCTTTTATTTCTGCTTTGTTGATTCCACCTGTAGGGTTTATATGCACATTAATCGGTTTATATATGAGAAGTGTAAATCCTGGAATCATCCCCAAAGAAGCATTACCAACATTTATTATTACCTATTTAAATCCCTGGATTGGAGGGATTACCATAGCAACACTCATTATATCTGTTATTGGTACAGGAGCAGGTTTAACTTTAGGGATTAGTACTATGATTAATCGAGATATCTATGTAAAATGTATTAATAAAGAGGCAGATGATCAAAAACAATTATTGGTTTTAAGAAGCTCTGTATGCATCATTTCTCTTCTCACAATGATGATGGTTTTTACAAATATGGATTCTCTTATATTAGAATGGGGATTTTTATCTATGGCATTAAGAGGAACAACCATATTTATTCCTTTACTAGGGGCATTATACTTTAAAGAAAAGGTAAATCCATTGGCAGGAATTGTTGCAATTATTGTAGCTCCTATTATTTCAGTATTGTGGGGAATATTTGGGATAGAAAGTATCAATTCTCTATATATTGGTTTAGGTAGTAGTTCTATTTTATTAATTGGAATTTCAATGTTTTCTAAGAAAAAAGAAGTAAATAGTTAA
- a CDS encoding alpha-hydroxy-acid oxidizing protein, whose translation MNYKKVIENAKKIPDFKCRVCPECNGKACRGEIPGVGGKGSGASFTRNVEKLKEIKLNMDTLYPSSKVDSSIELFGKTFKYPIFAAPIGGLIPCYGEKLTDYEYAKAIVQGCSQAGTIGFTGDGVKDEYFMDPIRAIEENESLGIPTMKPWGKEEILKRLRAAESKNVPAVAMDIDAAGLSILAQFGKPVSPKSVDDLKEIISSTKIPFIIKGIMTAKGALKAMEAGAYGIVVSNHGGRILDHTPATVEVLPQIVQAVRGKMKIFIDGGIRSGLDVLKVLALGADAVLIGRPYSVAAYGGGAEGVKLYTEKIGKELVEGMIMTGCNDLKEINQEIIF comes from the coding sequence GTGAATTACAAAAAAGTTATAGAAAACGCTAAAAAAATTCCGGATTTTAAATGTAGAGTTTGTCCAGAGTGTAATGGAAAAGCATGTAGAGGCGAAATCCCTGGCGTGGGAGGAAAGGGTTCAGGTGCCAGTTTTACAAGAAATGTTGAAAAGCTAAAAGAAATAAAGTTGAATATGGATACTCTTTATCCTTCATCTAAAGTGGATTCTTCTATAGAATTATTTGGAAAAACCTTTAAGTATCCAATATTTGCAGCACCTATTGGTGGTTTGATTCCCTGTTATGGTGAAAAATTAACAGATTATGAGTATGCAAAGGCCATTGTTCAAGGATGTAGCCAAGCAGGTACTATAGGATTTACTGGTGATGGAGTAAAGGATGAGTATTTTATGGATCCTATTCGTGCTATTGAAGAAAATGAATCTTTAGGAATTCCTACGATGAAACCATGGGGGAAAGAAGAAATACTTAAAAGACTCAGAGCAGCAGAAAGTAAAAATGTACCGGCAGTAGCTATGGATATAGATGCGGCAGGGCTTTCTATATTAGCTCAATTTGGAAAACCTGTTAGTCCAAAATCAGTAGATGACTTAAAAGAGATTATTTCTAGTACAAAAATTCCATTTATTATAAAAGGGATTATGACAGCAAAAGGTGCTTTAAAAGCTATGGAAGCAGGGGCATATGGAATTGTTGTTTCAAACCATGGAGGAAGAATATTAGATCATACACCTGCTACAGTAGAAGTTCTTCCACAGATTGTACAAGCTGTTAGAGGAAAGATGAAAATATTTATAGATGGAGGGATAAGAAGCGGATTAGATGTTTTAAAAGTGCTTGCTCTGGGTGCAGATGCTGTTTTAATAGGAAGACCTTATTCAGTTGCAGCTTATGGCGGAGGAGCAGAAGGCGTTAAGCTTTATACAGAAAAGATAGGAAAAGAGCTAGTAGAAGGAATGATTATGACAGGGTGTAATGATTTGAAAGAAATTAATCAAGAAATTATTTTTTAA
- a CDS encoding sodium:calcium antiporter: MFNWISNIWIAILMLFVAAWVINEASDKLGDVLHVLGLKLNIPNSVRGATFDAVASSFPEFSTAMVAVIIYKEFADIGVPTIAGSGIFNVLLIPMLSIFAYQGTDKLKADRSGVYRDMVFYTISILTLVGTTYVGKFSPASGMVLICIYIGYIITLYYQTKRYRENLTLGEQIAVTAELQHELKEEGEDEDFIDMPYSKIFGVIVITSALLWVSCDAIVKSALVISSTLNIPTMLVSVIILAACTSIPDTLLSVKSAKMGDADGAVSNAVGSNIFDICICLGVPMVIAGKDIPVNFGDNIMIFGFLLLSMITTAVLLLKKDGVSKKDAPIMAVVYGLFILYVLGVSVGLIPLNLLG, encoded by the coding sequence TTGTTTAATTGGATTAGTAATATATGGATTGCTATACTTATGCTATTTGTTGCCGCATGGGTAATCAATGAAGCATCAGATAAATTAGGAGATGTTTTACATGTATTAGGATTAAAATTAAATATTCCAAATTCTGTAAGAGGCGCAACTTTTGATGCTGTTGCTTCATCTTTTCCAGAATTTTCAACAGCTATGGTTGCTGTAATCATTTATAAAGAATTTGCTGATATAGGGGTTCCTACTATCGCTGGTTCAGGAATATTTAATGTTCTCTTAATCCCAATGCTTTCTATATTTGCCTATCAAGGAACAGATAAATTGAAAGCAGATCGATCTGGTGTTTATCGCGATATGGTTTTTTACACGATCAGTATTTTGACATTAGTAGGTACAACTTATGTTGGAAAGTTTTCACCTGCTTCAGGAATGGTTTTAATCTGTATCTACATAGGATACATCATAACCTTGTATTATCAAACAAAGAGATATAGAGAAAATCTTACTCTTGGAGAACAAATTGCTGTTACAGCAGAATTACAGCATGAACTTAAAGAAGAGGGAGAAGATGAAGACTTCATTGATATGCCTTACTCAAAAATATTTGGTGTAATCGTCATCACCAGTGCACTTTTATGGGTGAGCTGTGATGCTATTGTTAAGTCCGCATTAGTCATTTCTTCTACCTTAAATATACCAACAATGCTTGTTTCTGTAATCATCTTAGCTGCTTGTACATCTATTCCAGATACGCTTTTATCTGTAAAATCTGCTAAAATGGGAGATGCAGATGGGGCCGTATCTAATGCTGTAGGCTCAAATATATTCGATATTTGTATATGCTTAGGTGTACCCATGGTCATTGCAGGAAAAGATATTCCTGTAAACTTCGGTGATAATATTATGATCTTTGGTTTCTTATTATTATCCATGATTACAACAGCAGTATTACTTCTTAAAAAAGATGGCGTCAGCAAAAAGGATGCACCTATTATGGCAGTTGTTTATGGATTGTTCATTTTATATGTACTCGGTGTTTCAGTAGGTTTAATTCCACTAAATTTACTTGGATAA